One window from the genome of Polypterus senegalus isolate Bchr_013 unplaced genomic scaffold, ASM1683550v1 scaffold_3216, whole genome shotgun sequence encodes:
- the LOC120519797 gene encoding reelin gives MWAIDNVYIGPSCLKFCSGRGQCTRNGCKCDPGFSGPACELASQTFPAFVSESFLSPRLSSYHNFQSIRGAEVSFGCGVLASGKALVFSKDGRRHLVTSFLDSTQARYLQFTLRLSSRSKLSTCKAPDQAGEGVLLHFSFDNGITWKLLQHFSYRGFYEPRIVSVQLPDEAKKFGVQFRWWQPYHSGRGHDVCSG, from the exons ATGTGGGCTATAGATAATG TTTACATTGGACCATCATGCCTTAAATTTTGCTCTGGACGTGGCCAGTGTACCAGAAATGGGTGCAA GTGTGACCCTGGCTTTTCTGGTCCTGCATGTGAGTTAGCTTCTCAGACTTTCCCAGCCTTCGTTTCTGAGAGTTTTCTGAGCCCGAGATTATCATCCTATCACAACTTCCAGTCAATTCGAGGAGCAGAAGTCAGCTTTGGATGTGGTGTTCTTGCTAGTGGAAAAGCACTCGTCTTCAGTAAAGATGGTAGGCGCCATCTCGTTACATCATTCCTGGACAGCACACAAGCCAG ATATTTGCAATTCACCCTACGCCTCAGCAGCCGCAGCAAACTGAGTACCTGCAAGGCTCCTGACCAGGCAGGAGAGGGTGTCCTGCTCCACTTCTCCTTTGATAATGGGATCACTTGGAAACTCTTGCAACATTTTTCCTACCGAGGCTTTTATGAGCCCAG AATTGTGTCTGTACAGCTACCTGATGAAGCTAAGAAGTTTGGAGTCCAGTTCCGCTGGTGGCAGCCCTACCATTCAGGTCGTGGTCATGATGTGTGCAGTGGATGA